Proteins encoded in a region of the Altererythrobacter ishigakiensis genome:
- a CDS encoding FKBP-type peptidyl-prolyl cis-trans isomerase, whose translation MTTPNTGDTVTIDYVLKRTDGQEVGNTAQVGPQEIQLGSGQIFPQIEEALTEMAVGDEQTVAIPCDQAFGPRRDEMIMNIPRGNLPPEPAPEPGMALQAQSPDGQPLTLYIVDVGEDTIKVDGNHPLAGEDITFNLTLREIKRAA comes from the coding sequence ATGACCACTCCCAACACCGGTGACACCGTAACCATAGACTACGTCCTCAAACGGACCGACGGCCAGGAAGTCGGCAACACCGCACAGGTCGGCCCGCAGGAGATTCAGCTGGGCAGCGGCCAGATCTTCCCACAGATCGAAGAAGCGCTGACAGAGATGGCAGTTGGAGACGAGCAAACCGTCGCGATCCCGTGCGACCAGGCATTTGGTCCACGCCGCGATGAAATGATTATGAACATCCCGCGCGGCAATCTGCCGCCGGAGCCGGCTCCTGAACCGGGTATGGCGCTACAAGCGCAATCGCCCGATGGCCAGCCGCTGACGCTATATATCGTCGATGTTGGCGAAGACACGATCAAGGTAGATGGCAATCACCCGCTAGCGGGTGAAGACATTACATTCAACCTCACGCTTCGCGAAATCAAGCGGGCCGCATAA
- a CDS encoding TonB-dependent receptor — MRFSRFLSTAASAAIATTMLTATPVAAQDSDVTAEDEAGVGTIIVTANRREENLQEVPVSVGTLGGEALQVASGAGADIRALSGRVPSLNIESSFGRTFPRFYIRGLGNTDFDLNASQPVSLVYDDVVLENPVLKGFPVFDLDRVEVLRGPQGTLFGRNTPAGIVKFDTVKPGRGENYVRASYARFNTINLEGAVGGDLSDVASVRLSGLYQGRSDYVDNLDTAQKDDLEGFDEIALRAQIQLEPTDDFSLRLIGQYRDLDGTARVFRANAFATGSNDLIGLDGPGSKFERDETRADGINFQDLKSYNLGAVWEYDLGAATITSVTSYWNAELESRGDIDGGFGNAFAPEMGPGFIPFSAQSQDNVPSLDQYTQEIRIASNDGGPLGYQAGFFYFNEQLNIESFDFGTPTDLTPAAVARQRQESEAWALFASLFYQFDNGLRIQGGIRYNDDKRDFAADRPVDTRPGFLGFGGPVPTQRTSVDDEVITWDLAATVPASDDVNVYARVARGYRAPSVQGRLAFGRELSVADSETTMSYEAGVKTILADGMVRLNLGGFYYTTEDLQLTAVGGTNNFTTLLNADEVEGYGFEAELQARPMEGIEFAGGLSYNDTQINDPNAFVAGCGAPCTVLDLERTAGSNIYSIDGNTLPQAPKWAANWSLGLTEEIPGTNGEIYLFTDWTYRSKVQFFLYESVEFSDDSMLEGGLRIGYRTDRYDFAFFGRNITNDVSAVSGIDFNNLTAMVNEPRIWGAEVGITF, encoded by the coding sequence ATGCGCTTCTCCCGCTTTCTTTCAACTGCAGCTTCTGCTGCGATTGCCACAACCATGCTGACTGCCACACCTGTCGCTGCACAGGATTCCGATGTTACTGCCGAAGATGAAGCAGGCGTCGGTACAATCATCGTGACTGCTAACCGTCGCGAAGAGAACCTGCAGGAGGTGCCCGTTTCGGTCGGCACCTTAGGCGGTGAAGCTCTGCAGGTAGCTAGCGGTGCCGGTGCAGATATTCGCGCGCTATCTGGCCGGGTTCCCAGCCTCAACATCGAAAGCTCATTCGGTCGTACGTTCCCGCGCTTCTACATTCGCGGACTTGGTAATACGGACTTCGACCTGAACGCGTCCCAGCCGGTCAGCCTGGTTTATGATGACGTTGTGCTTGAGAATCCGGTTCTGAAAGGTTTCCCGGTGTTTGACCTTGATCGCGTAGAGGTACTGCGCGGTCCGCAAGGCACTCTGTTTGGCCGCAACACCCCAGCCGGCATCGTAAAGTTCGATACCGTTAAGCCTGGCCGCGGTGAGAATTATGTCCGCGCTAGCTATGCTCGCTTCAACACGATCAATCTCGAAGGCGCAGTCGGTGGTGATCTGAGCGATGTCGCCTCCGTTCGTCTCTCTGGTCTCTATCAGGGCCGTAGCGACTATGTAGACAATCTCGACACAGCGCAGAAGGATGATCTGGAAGGTTTTGACGAGATCGCACTGCGCGCGCAAATTCAGCTTGAGCCGACCGATGATTTCAGTCTGCGCCTGATCGGACAGTATCGCGATCTAGACGGAACTGCACGTGTGTTCCGCGCCAATGCCTTTGCCACCGGCAGTAATGATCTGATCGGTCTTGACGGGCCGGGAAGCAAGTTTGAACGCGATGAAACCCGCGCTGACGGGATCAATTTTCAGGACCTGAAGAGCTATAACCTTGGTGCGGTGTGGGAGTATGATCTGGGCGCGGCCACAATTACCTCTGTGACCAGCTATTGGAATGCAGAACTTGAAAGCCGTGGCGATATTGACGGCGGGTTCGGCAACGCATTCGCGCCGGAAATGGGCCCGGGCTTTATTCCGTTTTCTGCTCAATCGCAGGATAACGTACCAAGTCTGGACCAGTATACTCAGGAAATTCGCATCGCGTCGAACGATGGTGGTCCGCTTGGATATCAGGCCGGGTTCTTCTACTTCAACGAGCAGCTCAACATTGAGAGCTTTGACTTCGGTACCCCGACCGATCTGACACCGGCTGCGGTTGCGCGCCAGCGTCAGGAAAGTGAAGCATGGGCGCTGTTCGCATCACTGTTCTATCAGTTCGACAACGGTCTGCGTATTCAGGGCGGCATCCGTTACAACGACGACAAGCGCGATTTTGCGGCTGATCGTCCTGTTGACACTCGCCCGGGTTTCCTCGGGTTTGGTGGCCCGGTTCCGACTCAGCGCACTTCTGTTGATGATGAAGTGATTACCTGGGATCTTGCAGCAACGGTTCCTGCAAGCGATGACGTGAACGTCTATGCCCGCGTCGCGCGTGGTTATCGCGCGCCATCTGTGCAGGGACGCTTGGCTTTTGGACGCGAGCTTTCTGTCGCCGATAGTGAAACGACCATGAGCTATGAAGCCGGCGTCAAGACCATCCTGGCTGATGGCATGGTGCGATTGAACCTCGGCGGCTTCTATTACACTACCGAAGATCTTCAGCTAACCGCTGTAGGCGGCACAAACAACTTCACCACGCTGCTCAATGCTGATGAAGTTGAAGGTTATGGCTTTGAGGCAGAGCTTCAGGCGCGCCCGATGGAAGGCATCGAATTCGCCGGCGGCCTGTCGTACAATGACACGCAGATAAATGACCCGAACGCGTTTGTAGCCGGCTGTGGTGCGCCATGCACTGTGCTGGATCTTGAGCGCACAGCAGGCAGCAACATCTACTCGATCGATGGAAACACGCTACCGCAGGCGCCAAAGTGGGCCGCCAATTGGTCGCTTGGCTTGACCGAAGAGATCCCCGGAACGAACGGAGAGATCTATCTCTTCACTGACTGGACTTACCGTTCGAAGGTTCAGTTCTTCCTGTATGAGTCTGTCGAATTCAGCGATGACTCAATGCTCGAGGGCGGTCTGCGCATCGGGTATCGCACGGATCGCTATGACTTCGCCTTCTTTGGCCGCAACATCACCAACGATGTCTCTGCGGTGTCAGGGATCGATTTCAACAACCTCACCGCTATGGTCAACGAACCGCGCATCTGGGGCGCAGAAGTGGGTATCACCTTCTAA
- a CDS encoding prolyl hydroxylase family protein → MAKADVIPDKDALKRVGNQVRWRIENDPRAYKIETDKAEIFAFGDFLSGAECERLCLMIDLTAKPSTLHEEDYSSGFRTSYSGDLDPYDPFVMGISRRIDDLLGMNPVCGEAIQGQRYLPGQEFKPHNDWFYTTEKYWELERKRGGQRCWTAMAFLNQVEEGGDTHFTEVGVKIEPKPGVLLVWNNAKPDGTPNVDTMHAGTPVVKGSKYVITKWYRTRKWT, encoded by the coding sequence ATGGCAAAAGCGGACGTCATCCCGGACAAAGACGCACTCAAGCGCGTCGGTAATCAGGTACGCTGGCGGATCGAGAATGATCCGCGGGCTTACAAGATCGAAACGGATAAGGCAGAGATCTTTGCGTTTGGCGACTTTCTGAGCGGCGCCGAATGCGAACGACTGTGCCTGATGATTGACCTGACTGCGAAGCCAAGCACTTTGCATGAAGAGGACTATTCAAGCGGTTTTCGGACTTCCTACTCAGGCGATCTGGATCCTTATGACCCCTTCGTCATGGGCATTTCGCGGCGGATTGATGACCTGCTTGGCATGAATCCCGTCTGCGGCGAAGCCATCCAAGGCCAGCGCTATCTGCCGGGTCAGGAATTCAAACCCCACAATGATTGGTTTTACACGACGGAGAAGTATTGGGAGCTAGAGCGCAAGCGCGGCGGGCAGCGGTGCTGGACGGCAATGGCTTTCTTGAACCAGGTCGAAGAAGGCGGCGACACGCATTTCACTGAAGTAGGCGTCAAGATTGAGCCGAAACCTGGTGTGCTGCTAGTGTGGAACAACGCAAAACCCGATGGCACACCCAATGTGGACACCATGCATGCAGGTACGCCCGTGGTGAAAGGGAGCAAATACGTTATCACCAAGTGGTATCGTACTCGGAAATGGACGTGA
- a CDS encoding cytochrome b, producing MADGTRTKYSGIAMALHWFIAAGVIANWLIRRTAKATESEEAARAIMSNHFSIGVTLWFLAVALLIVHFTGGKAPLASHLATWERWLARIVHTLFFILLLVMPFGAWSAMSQYGAPISVFGLFSVPPLPMEVNPEAAKAAFEQHGQAGAFLLMLLVVHVLGTLKHTLLDRDGNLFRMLPFGNPKG from the coding sequence ATGGCTGACGGGACTCGCACAAAGTATTCTGGCATTGCGATGGCATTGCACTGGTTTATAGCTGCTGGCGTTATCGCCAATTGGCTGATCCGCAGAACCGCAAAGGCCACCGAAAGCGAAGAAGCGGCAAGGGCGATCATGTCCAATCACTTTTCCATTGGCGTCACGCTGTGGTTTCTTGCGGTGGCATTACTCATCGTCCACTTCACCGGGGGTAAAGCACCTCTCGCAAGCCATTTGGCCACTTGGGAGCGTTGGCTGGCGCGGATCGTCCATACGCTGTTTTTCATCCTTTTGCTGGTAATGCCATTCGGCGCATGGTCTGCCATGTCGCAATATGGCGCGCCCATCAGCGTGTTTGGACTGTTCTCGGTCCCGCCGCTGCCAATGGAAGTAAACCCGGAAGCGGCGAAGGCGGCATTCGAGCAGCACGGACAGGCAGGTGCGTTCCTGCTCATGCTGCTGGTCGTTCACGTACTTGGAACGCTTAAGCATACGCTGCTCGACAGGGACGGTAATCTTTTTCGTATGCTGCCTTTCGGCAACCCAAAGGGCTGA
- the ettA gene encoding energy-dependent translational throttle protein EttA, giving the protein MAAQYAYVMKNMTKTFPGAQKPVLSNINLQFYQGAKIGIVGPNGAGKSTLMKIMAGIDTDISGEAWPGENITVGYLPQEPELDTSKTVLENVKDGARHIADKVDEYNAIAAQMAEPDADFEALGEQMAELQTEIDAVDGWTLDNQLEIAMEALRCPPSDSPVDNLSGGEKRRVALTRLLIQKPSILLLDEPTNHLDAESVEWLENHLKEYAGAVLMITHDRYFLDNVVGWILELDRGTYYPYEGNYSTYLEKKAKRLEQESREESGRQKALSRELEWIRQSPSARQTKSKARIRKFEQLQDAQNDRKPGKAQIVIQVPERLGGKVIEAKNISKAYGDKLLFENLSFMLPPGGIVGVIGPNGAGKSTLFRMITGQETPDSGTIEIGDTVRLGYVDQSRDDLDPKNNVWEEISDGLDYMKVNGHDMSTRAYVGAFNFKGADQQKNVGKLSGGERNRVHMAKMLKQGGNVLLLDEPTNDLDVETLGALEEAIENFAGCAVVISHDRFFLDRLATHILAFEGNSHVEWFEGNFEAYEEDKRRRLGDAADRPTRLAYKKLTR; this is encoded by the coding sequence ATGGCCGCGCAATACGCCTATGTCATGAAAAACATGACCAAGACTTTCCCCGGTGCCCAAAAACCGGTGCTGAGCAATATCAATCTACAGTTCTATCAAGGCGCGAAGATCGGCATTGTGGGCCCTAACGGCGCGGGCAAGTCCACGCTAATGAAGATCATGGCCGGTATCGACACCGATATTAGCGGCGAGGCTTGGCCAGGTGAAAACATCACGGTTGGCTATCTGCCGCAGGAGCCAGAGCTCGACACCTCGAAGACTGTGCTTGAAAACGTCAAGGATGGTGCACGGCATATCGCCGACAAGGTTGACGAGTATAATGCGATCGCCGCGCAAATGGCTGAGCCTGACGCGGACTTCGAAGCGCTGGGCGAACAGATGGCAGAACTGCAAACCGAGATCGACGCTGTCGACGGCTGGACGCTCGACAATCAGCTTGAAATCGCGATGGAGGCTTTGCGCTGCCCACCATCAGACAGCCCAGTCGACAATCTCTCAGGTGGCGAGAAGCGCCGCGTCGCCCTCACACGCCTTTTGATCCAGAAGCCGTCGATTCTGCTGCTGGATGAGCCGACCAACCACCTGGACGCAGAATCGGTCGAATGGCTTGAAAACCACTTGAAGGAATATGCAGGTGCCGTGTTGATGATCACTCACGACCGCTACTTCCTTGATAACGTTGTCGGATGGATCCTCGAGCTCGATCGCGGAACCTACTATCCATACGAAGGCAATTACTCGACTTACCTCGAGAAGAAGGCAAAACGTCTGGAGCAGGAGAGCCGTGAGGAGAGCGGCCGCCAGAAGGCACTCAGCCGCGAGCTTGAATGGATCCGGCAGTCGCCTTCGGCTCGTCAGACCAAATCGAAAGCTCGTATCCGCAAGTTCGAACAGCTTCAGGACGCGCAGAATGACCGTAAGCCGGGCAAGGCGCAAATCGTAATCCAGGTGCCAGAGCGCTTGGGCGGCAAGGTTATCGAAGCTAAGAACATATCCAAGGCCTATGGCGACAAGCTATTGTTTGAGAACCTCAGCTTTATGCTGCCTCCAGGCGGCATTGTCGGTGTGATCGGCCCAAACGGCGCGGGTAAGTCCACGCTATTCCGTATGATCACGGGTCAGGAAACACCCGATAGCGGAACAATCGAAATCGGCGACACTGTGCGCCTTGGCTATGTCGACCAGAGCCGCGACGATCTGGACCCCAAGAACAACGTGTGGGAGGAAATCTCCGACGGGCTCGATTACATGAAGGTCAATGGCCACGACATGTCGACGCGTGCCTATGTGGGTGCGTTCAACTTCAAGGGCGCTGACCAGCAGAAGAACGTTGGCAAGCTTTCAGGTGGTGAACGCAACCGCGTGCATATGGCGAAGATGCTGAAGCAAGGCGGCAATGTGCTGCTGCTGGACGAGCCGACCAACGATCTGGACGTCGAAACGCTGGGCGCGCTTGAAGAAGCTATCGAGAACTTCGCCGGCTGCGCCGTGGTGATCTCGCACGACCGCTTCTTCCTTGACCGTCTGGCAACGCATATCCTTGCATTCGAAGGCAATAGCCACGTCGAATGGTTCGAAGGCAACTTTGAAGCTTATGAGGAAGACAAGCGTCGCCGCCTTGGCGATGCAGCGGACCGACCGACACGGTTGGCGTATAAGAAGCTGACACGGTGA
- a CDS encoding RcnB family protein, translated as MTITDLFKGSALAAIAASLSFVAVPETAAASSSVSAAEMQQARDRGDRRQARQERRSQRSERRGERRAEQRQARPERTRMIDQRDLRQTQRSIRERRVESPRSEPRQERRVERRQERRVESSPMRQTRQDIRQAGREDRRQERRAERSNMRQNGEYNRGERREQRLVRERNGSYANRDRNRSYRDERRVNRQEAYRDGRRDGRRIERNRDRYEDRNIRRNAYRDGRRDGYRDGRRGAYRDGYRDGRRYTYRDRRYYGRGHYGKDYRRWDRKRWRNHHRYNWRHYRHSHRNIFRLGAYYAPYRHHHYSRISIGFYLDHLFFGARYWINDPWNYRLPDVYGPYRWVRYYDDVLLVDIYTGEVVDVIYDFFW; from the coding sequence ATGACCATCACTGATCTGTTTAAAGGAAGCGCTCTCGCAGCTATCGCGGCCAGTCTCTCCTTCGTTGCAGTGCCCGAAACCGCCGCAGCCTCTTCGAGCGTTTCCGCTGCTGAGATGCAGCAAGCGCGCGACCGTGGTGATCGCCGCCAAGCGCGGCAGGAGAGGCGAAGTCAGCGGAGCGAAAGGCGCGGTGAACGCCGCGCTGAACAGCGCCAGGCACGTCCGGAACGGACACGTATGATTGATCAGCGCGACTTGCGTCAGACGCAGCGTTCGATCCGCGAGAGGAGAGTTGAATCTCCTCGCTCGGAGCCTCGCCAAGAGCGGCGCGTAGAACGCAGACAGGAGCGCCGCGTTGAAAGCTCACCTATGCGCCAAACCCGTCAAGATATCCGTCAAGCTGGTCGCGAAGATCGCCGCCAGGAACGTCGCGCGGAACGTAGCAACATGCGTCAAAACGGAGAATACAACCGCGGGGAACGGCGTGAGCAACGTTTAGTGCGTGAGCGTAATGGCAGCTACGCAAACCGTGATCGCAATCGCAGCTACCGTGACGAGCGACGCGTCAATCGCCAAGAGGCCTATCGTGACGGTCGCAGAGATGGTCGCCGTATAGAGCGCAATCGCGACCGCTACGAGGATCGCAACATTCGCCGCAATGCCTATCGTGACGGTCGCAGAGATGGATACCGTGACGGCCGGCGCGGCGCGTATCGCGACGGCTATCGTGATGGCCGTCGCTACACCTATCGGGACCGGCGATATTATGGGCGCGGTCACTACGGCAAAGATTATCGCCGGTGGGATCGTAAGCGGTGGCGAAATCACCACCGGTACAACTGGCGCCATTATCGCCATTCGCACCGGAATATCTTCCGCTTGGGTGCCTACTACGCGCCGTACCGCCATCATCATTACAGCCGGATCAGCATCGGGTTCTATCTAGATCACCTGTTCTTCGGTGCGCGTTACTGGATCAATGACCCGTGGAACTATCGCCTGCCGGACGTTTATGGACCTTATCGGTGGGTACGTTACTACGACGATGTCCTGCTGGTCGATATCTACACTGGCGAAGTTGTCGATGTGATCTACGACTTCTTCTGGTAA
- a CDS encoding flavin-binding protein: protein MFDTFEDIHRDISARLARAASDRKSPMHTPVIATADADARVMVLRHFVADTWRLRLHTDARSPKCDVIGDGAPVGALFYDKAAKVQIRVRGTGRIETDTPLVEQAWAESTNFAKRCYLGDGPGAHSNLPTSGLPDWAEGIQPTDEQIMPARENFAVLLIDLHELDWFYLANSGHIRAQFSRDGGEWEGRWVAP from the coding sequence ATGTTTGACACCTTCGAAGACATACATCGAGATATCTCCGCCCGGTTGGCGCGGGCAGCAAGTGACCGCAAGTCGCCCATGCACACACCGGTGATTGCCACCGCTGATGCCGACGCGCGAGTTATGGTGCTGCGCCATTTCGTCGCTGACACGTGGAGGCTTCGGCTGCACACCGATGCACGTTCGCCAAAATGTGATGTGATCGGAGACGGGGCTCCTGTCGGCGCGCTGTTCTATGACAAGGCGGCCAAGGTTCAAATCCGTGTGCGTGGAACCGGTCGGATCGAGACTGATACGCCGCTGGTAGAGCAGGCATGGGCAGAAAGCACCAACTTCGCCAAGCGTTGCTATTTAGGTGATGGGCCGGGCGCGCATTCGAACTTGCCAACGTCTGGCCTGCCTGATTGGGCGGAGGGCATCCAACCGACGGACGAGCAGATCATGCCCGCGCGCGAGAACTTTGCCGTCCTGCTAATTGATCTGCATGAGCTTGACTGGTTCTATCTTGCCAATTCGGGCCACATACGCGCACAGTTTTCGCGAGACGGTGGCGAATGGGAAGGCCGCTGGGTTGCACCCTGA
- a CDS encoding lysine--tRNA ligase, translating to MSMNDLMEAARVNKAWPFQEAQRLLKRYPDGAKPDGSPILFETGYGPSGLPHIGTFQEVLRTTLVRRAFEAMIGAKPEDGKTRLVAFSDDMDGLRKVPDNIPNAHVLEENLHKPLSRIPDPFEKGHESFAHHNNTKLREFLDRFGFDYEFVAANDMYNSGRFDAALRQVLRKNQDILDIMLPTLREERRQTYSPVLPISPNTGKVLQVPVEVLDAEAGMIRFTDEDGSVVEQSALGGMSKLQWKVDWAMRWYALDVDYEMYGKDLTDSGVQSGKIVKVLGGRKPEGLIYEMFLDEKGEKISKSKGNGLTIEEWLTYGSEESLGFYIFNNPKSAKQLHVGVIPRAVDDYWQFRERIPTQDLDKQLGNPVWHLLRANGGYEAEEAPGAGETLPVSYGLLLNLASVLGAEATPEALTDYLRTYLGDVEIRPELAVLIDNAINYTRDYIVPTLNKRAPVGGEVDALKALDAGLANASEETPAEDLQTMVYEIGKQEDFGFENLRDWFRALYETLLGSEQGPRMGSFIALYGVANSRKLIAEALAKA from the coding sequence ATGAGCATGAACGATCTTATGGAAGCTGCACGGGTGAACAAGGCATGGCCTTTTCAAGAGGCGCAGCGCTTGCTCAAACGCTATCCAGATGGCGCAAAGCCGGACGGCTCACCGATCCTGTTCGAAACCGGTTATGGTCCATCAGGTCTGCCGCATATCGGTACCTTCCAGGAGGTATTGCGGACCACGCTGGTTCGGCGCGCATTCGAAGCGATGATCGGCGCGAAGCCCGAAGACGGCAAGACGCGCCTTGTGGCGTTCAGCGATGATATGGACGGCCTGCGCAAAGTGCCGGACAACATTCCGAATGCGCATGTGCTGGAAGAGAATCTGCACAAGCCGCTTTCCCGTATTCCCGATCCATTCGAGAAAGGGCACGAAAGCTTCGCACATCATAACAACACCAAACTGCGCGAATTTCTTGACCGGTTCGGCTTCGACTATGAATTTGTTGCCGCGAACGACATGTACAATTCCGGTCGCTTCGATGCTGCGCTGCGCCAGGTGCTGCGCAAAAACCAAGACATTCTCGACATCATGCTACCGACTTTGCGCGAAGAGCGGCGCCAGACCTATTCGCCTGTCCTGCCGATCTCTCCTAACACGGGCAAGGTGCTGCAGGTGCCGGTCGAGGTCTTAGACGCGGAAGCAGGGATGATCCGCTTCACTGACGAAGATGGCAGTGTTGTTGAGCAGTCTGCACTTGGCGGCATGTCCAAGCTGCAATGGAAAGTCGACTGGGCGATGCGTTGGTACGCCCTTGATGTCGATTATGAGATGTACGGCAAGGACCTGACCGATAGCGGTGTGCAATCGGGGAAGATTGTGAAAGTGCTGGGCGGCCGTAAGCCCGAAGGTCTGATTTACGAGATGTTCCTTGATGAAAAGGGTGAGAAGATCTCGAAGTCCAAGGGCAATGGCCTGACGATCGAGGAATGGCTGACGTATGGCAGCGAAGAAAGCCTTGGCTTTTACATCTTCAACAACCCCAAGAGCGCGAAGCAGCTGCATGTGGGCGTGATTCCGCGCGCAGTAGATGACTACTGGCAGTTCCGTGAACGCATTCCGACACAGGACCTCGACAAACAGTTGGGCAATCCGGTTTGGCATTTGCTGCGCGCGAACGGCGGCTATGAAGCGGAAGAAGCGCCCGGCGCGGGGGAGACATTGCCCGTTAGCTACGGCTTGCTGTTGAACCTGGCCAGCGTTCTGGGCGCAGAGGCCACACCAGAGGCGCTGACCGACTATCTGCGCACTTATCTTGGCGATGTCGAGATACGCCCAGAGCTGGCGGTGCTCATCGATAACGCGATCAACTACACCCGTGACTACATTGTGCCGACGCTAAATAAGCGCGCACCCGTTGGCGGCGAAGTGGACGCGCTCAAAGCGCTTGACGCGGGGCTCGCCAATGCATCGGAAGAAACGCCTGCCGAAGATTTGCAGACCATGGTCTATGAAATCGGCAAACAGGAAGATTTCGGCTTCGAAAACCTGCGTGATTGGTTCCGGGCGCTTTACGAAACGCTCTTGGGTTCGGAGCAAGGCCCGCGAATGGGGAGCTTTATCGCGCTCTATGGAGTTGCGAATTCTCGCAAGCTGATCGCAGAGGCACTCGCGAAAGCCTGA